The Candidatus Glassbacteria bacterium sequence CTGATAACGGTTATCTGCGGTGCAGGTTTCTGGAGACTGCTCCACTCCTCCGGCGGGAAAGATGAGCGGCAGGAAGTTGAATAAACTGATATATCCCCTGGCCCTACTGGCCCTGATCGGCGCCCTGTTTGCCGCCGGAAACAGGCTCGGGCCAGACGTCGGTTCGCTGGTGCGCTCCCTGGTCCCCGACTCGGTCACGGTGGAAAAGTCCGGCCCCCTGTTCGACCTCTATACACACAGCGGCGGCCTCCGGCGCCCGGCCGGCTGGGCGGCAACGGCCACGGGAACCGGTTACGGCGGACCGCTGCTCGCTCTTTCGGTTTTCGACAGCGCAGGTGTACTAGCCGGCGGGCAGGTGATAAGCCATGGAGAAACTTATGTATTCTACCGGCTGGCCAAGACCGGTAACATTTTCGAGACACTGGCCGGCAGGCGCTACGATTCGCTGGCCCGGGGCGATTACCGGATCGAGGTGCTCAGCGGCGCATCTCGCACCACCAGGGCCGTGCTGGAGAGTATCGAACGGGCGGCCGCGGTAGTGGGCCGGGAAAAGTTCGGCTACAACCGGCCGGCAAGAAAGCTTCCGGCCGAGTTCGGCCCGACCGAGCTGACGGTAATAATTCTATTCATCGTGGGTGTATTGGCCGACGGGGGACGATTGCCGCGGGAAAAGCTTTTCCGCCGGGCGGCCCAGGCGGCCGGGCTGGTGGTAATCGGCTTCTGGGAAAATTCTCCAATTACGCTGGCCAAGCTTTCAGCACTGCTGCTCGGTTATTTCCCTCATCCTGCCGAAAGCCTGTTCTGGTACCTGCTGATTGGCGGTTTCGCCCTGACTATCCTGGCCACCGGCAAAAATATACACTGCCGTTACGTGTGCCCTTTCGGGGCGCTGCAGAGTTTTCTGGCCCTGACCGGCGGCGCGGGCCGGAGTCTTCCCGCTCGGGTTGAAAAGCCGGTGCTGGCCGCCAGGAATCTAATCGTTTTTCTTGCGTTGTTTTTCGCTCTTCTCCTCGGCAAGCCCGGACTGGCAAGCTATGAACCGTTCGGGATCGCCTTTTCGCTTAACGGCACCATTGCCCACTGGCTGCTGCTGGTGGTGATGGCAGTTTCGGCGCTGGTAATCCGGCGGCCCTGGTGCCGGTATTTCTGCCCCGTTCAGGTCTTTGCCGAAGCACTGAACTCGCTACGGGCGAATGTAAGGATACTATGGACGGCA is a genomic window containing:
- a CDS encoding 4Fe-4S binding protein, whose amino-acid sequence is MSGRKLNKLIYPLALLALIGALFAAGNRLGPDVGSLVRSLVPDSVTVEKSGPLFDLYTHSGGLRRPAGWAATATGTGYGGPLLALSVFDSAGVLAGGQVISHGETYVFYRLAKTGNIFETLAGRRYDSLARGDYRIEVLSGASRTTRAVLESIERAAAVVGREKFGYNRPARKLPAEFGPTELTVIILFIVGVLADGGRLPREKLFRRAAQAAGLVVIGFWENSPITLAKLSALLLGYFPHPAESLFWYLLIGGFALTILATGKNIHCRYVCPFGALQSFLALTGGAGRSLPARVEKPVLAARNLIVFLALFFALLLGKPGLASYEPFGIAFSLNGTIAHWLLLVVMAVSALVIRRPWCRYFCPVQVFAEALNSLRANVRILWTATRKTG